From Streptomyces sp. TLI_053, a single genomic window includes:
- a CDS encoding SMI1/KNR4 family protein, producing MDSTLTFENRVKAEVNGSHSAINQLSLMLRISTAGGDVVDWGEVEGVTGLRLPADYRDFVALCGGSELNEYLAFRTPPVDGSPVGNLLDGLDFDPREEYRSSHELGLMDPSEMRLLPFAATANGDVAFWVCESIDPEAWEVATFKRQARFGVGPWKRFEMGFGRFLVGLLDGTLPNPFSDSSWNVPPHAYRNWRDF from the coding sequence ATGGACAGCACGCTGACTTTCGAGAATCGAGTGAAGGCTGAGGTGAATGGCAGCCATTCGGCGATCAATCAATTGTCGTTGATGCTTCGGATCTCGACCGCGGGGGGTGATGTTGTTGATTGGGGCGAAGTCGAGGGTGTTACAGGCCTGCGGCTCCCGGCCGACTATCGTGACTTCGTGGCGTTGTGTGGAGGGAGTGAACTGAATGAGTATCTTGCGTTCCGCACCCCCCCTGTCGATGGGTCGCCCGTGGGTAACCTACTGGATGGACTCGACTTCGATCCGAGGGAGGAATATCGATCGAGCCATGAATTGGGTTTGATGGATCCGTCGGAGATGAGGCTTTTGCCGTTCGCTGCCACGGCAAATGGGGACGTCGCATTCTGGGTCTGCGAATCAATTGACCCCGAAGCTTGGGAAGTCGCTACCTTCAAGCGGCAGGCGCGTTTCGGGGTCGGTCCCTGGAAAAGATTCGAGATGGGGTTCGGAAGGTTTCTTGTCGGCCTTCTCGATGGAACATTGCCGAATCCCTTCAGTGATAGCTCCTGGAATGTCCCCCCTCATGCTTATCGGAACTGGAGAGATTTCTGA
- a CDS encoding LysR substrate-binding domain-containing protein: MQLQQLRYFLAVAETRHFTRAAEAEHVAQPSLSQQIRALERELGAELFHRTRGNIALTDAGDALLPLARRILADTESARLAVQETVQLRRGRVRLGAPPSLCTSLVPDVLRVFRDRYPGVALVVREGGSRDLVRSLAAGELDLALVITPPSGAAVPALAVTELLHEELVLVTAEPGTRRTVRVAELRKRPLVMFREGYDLREATLTACRAAGFEPEFAVEGGEMDAVLGFVRAGLGPAVLPGMVADRSGLAVAHFAGPGLGRTIAVAHGHEVPPTRAAEALRATLLAHLRDAARTGGLPPGTTLLLD, from the coding sequence GTGCAACTCCAGCAGCTCCGGTACTTCCTCGCCGTCGCCGAGACCCGCCACTTCACCCGCGCGGCCGAGGCGGAACACGTCGCCCAGCCGTCCCTCTCGCAACAGATCCGCGCCCTGGAACGTGAGTTGGGCGCCGAGCTGTTCCACCGCACCCGGGGCAACATCGCCCTCACCGATGCCGGGGACGCCCTGCTGCCGCTCGCCCGGCGCATCCTCGCCGACACCGAGAGCGCTCGGCTCGCCGTGCAGGAGACCGTCCAGCTGCGTCGCGGCCGGGTACGGCTGGGGGCGCCGCCGAGCCTGTGCACCAGCCTGGTGCCGGACGTCCTGCGGGTGTTCCGCGACCGGTACCCGGGGGTGGCGCTGGTGGTGCGGGAGGGCGGCTCGCGCGACCTGGTGCGCTCCCTGGCGGCCGGGGAGCTGGACCTCGCGCTGGTCATCACCCCGCCGAGCGGCGCGGCCGTCCCGGCCCTGGCCGTCACCGAGCTGCTGCACGAGGAACTGGTGCTGGTGACCGCCGAACCGGGGACCCGCCGCACGGTCCGGGTGGCCGAGCTCCGCAAGCGGCCGCTGGTGATGTTCCGGGAGGGCTACGACCTGCGGGAGGCGACGCTGACGGCCTGCCGGGCGGCGGGCTTCGAGCCCGAGTTCGCGGTGGAGGGCGGGGAGATGGACGCGGTGCTGGGCTTCGTCCGGGCCGGGCTCGGGCCCGCCGTGCTGCCCGGGATGGTCGCCGACCGCTCGGGTCTCGCCGTGGCCCACTTCGCCGGTCCGGGCCTCGGCCGCACCATCGCCGTCGCGCACGGCCACGAGGTGCCGCCGACCCGGGCGGCGGAGGCGCTGCGGGCGACCCTGCTGGCGCACCTGCGCGACGCGGCCCGCACCGGCGGACTGCCCCCGGGCACCACCCTGCTGCTCGACTGA
- a CDS encoding SulP family inorganic anion transporter: MLRAVPWRYDLPASLVVFLVALPLCVGVAVASGVPAELGLVTGIVGGLLVGALPGSSLQVSGPAAGLTVLVHEALQEYGAGALGVLVLLTGLLQLAMGAMRLGRWFRAMSASVVHGMLAGIGLTLLFGQLYGLADLRAPGTGPEKIAGLPALLRDVVTGAADRGALALGAATLLVLVAWKYLPPRLARAVPGPLAAVGLAAAVTALFDLPVARVEVAGLLDVLQLPDRAALGALATTAGVGTVLAFTLIASAETLFSAAAVDRMHHGPRTDYDRELTAQGIGNALCGLLGALPMTAVIVRSATNVQAGARTKASRVLHGGWLLLFTALVPGVLGLVPLTALAAVLVHAGAKLVPVRRIAALCREHRGEAVVLAVTAVSIITTDLFEGVLIGIGLAVAKSAWQTSHLQIGVEERPAAPGTDEAPLRVRLSGNATFLRLPRLLDTLERLPADRPVELDWSGLRHLDHACTVALTTWAAQHRARSTAPLAVDPPLPTVV; the protein is encoded by the coding sequence GTGCTGCGCGCCGTGCCCTGGCGGTACGACCTCCCCGCCTCCCTGGTGGTCTTCCTGGTCGCCCTCCCGCTGTGCGTCGGTGTCGCCGTCGCCTCGGGCGTGCCCGCCGAACTCGGCCTGGTCACCGGCATCGTCGGCGGTCTGCTGGTCGGAGCGCTGCCCGGCAGCAGTCTCCAGGTCAGCGGCCCGGCCGCCGGTCTGACCGTGCTCGTCCACGAAGCCCTCCAGGAGTACGGCGCGGGCGCCCTCGGCGTCCTGGTGCTGCTCACCGGCCTGCTCCAACTCGCCATGGGCGCGATGCGGTTGGGCCGCTGGTTCCGCGCCATGTCGGCGTCCGTGGTGCACGGCATGCTGGCCGGCATCGGCCTCACCCTGCTGTTCGGCCAGCTCTACGGGCTCGCCGACCTCCGGGCCCCGGGCACCGGACCGGAGAAGATCGCCGGTCTGCCCGCGCTGCTGCGCGACGTCGTCACCGGCGCCGCCGACCGCGGCGCCCTGGCGCTCGGGGCCGCCACGCTGCTGGTGCTGGTCGCCTGGAAGTACCTGCCGCCCCGGCTCGCCCGGGCCGTGCCGGGCCCGCTGGCTGCGGTCGGCCTGGCCGCCGCCGTCACCGCGCTGTTCGACCTGCCGGTGGCCCGGGTCGAGGTGGCCGGGCTGCTCGACGTCCTCCAGCTGCCCGACCGGGCCGCGCTCGGCGCCCTGGCCACCACGGCCGGAGTCGGCACCGTCCTCGCCTTCACCCTGATCGCCTCCGCCGAGACGCTGTTCAGCGCGGCCGCCGTCGACCGGATGCACCACGGCCCGCGCACCGACTACGACCGCGAACTCACCGCCCAGGGCATCGGCAATGCCCTCTGCGGGCTGCTCGGCGCGCTGCCGATGACCGCGGTGATCGTCCGCAGCGCGACCAACGTCCAGGCCGGGGCCCGCACCAAGGCCTCGCGCGTCCTGCACGGCGGCTGGCTGCTGCTCTTCACGGCCCTGGTTCCGGGCGTGCTGGGCCTGGTCCCGCTGACCGCGCTGGCCGCCGTCCTGGTGCACGCGGGTGCCAAGCTGGTCCCGGTCCGGCGGATCGCCGCGCTCTGCCGCGAACACCGGGGGGAGGCGGTGGTGCTGGCCGTGACCGCCGTCTCGATCATCACCACCGACCTGTTCGAGGGCGTCCTGATCGGCATCGGCCTGGCCGTCGCCAAGTCGGCCTGGCAGACCTCCCACCTGCAGATCGGCGTCGAGGAGCGCCCCGCCGCGCCCGGTACGGACGAAGCCCCGCTGCGGGTCCGGCTGAGCGGCAACGCCACCTTCCTGCGGCTGCCCCGGCTGCTCGACACCCTCGAACGGCTCCCCGCGGACCGTCCGGTCGAGCTCGACTGGTCCGGGCTGCGCCACCTGGACCACGCCTGCACCGTGGCGCTGACCACCTGGGCGGCCCAGCACCGCGCCCGCAGTACCGCCCCGCTGGCGGTCGACCCGCCGTTGCCGACGGTGGTCTGA
- a CDS encoding SDR family oxidoreductase yields MSRSTTRFAGKSVLVTGGGSGIGRAVALAFAREGARVAVAGRTAGALAETVALIEREGGTAVALVGSVSDSADAARLVRETVEHLGALDVAVNNAGVLGGIAPIADVAEEEWRRVIDINLNGTWYAMKHQIAHQRANGGGAIVNIASNLGTHMRLENLGAYAVSKAAVATLTRSAARDHIADGVRINMVSPGPVDTTMSSRPGENASDKADRMKGDVPVGRAGAVEEVAAAVLHLASAESAFTVGADLVLDGGITA; encoded by the coding sequence ATGTCCCGCAGCACCACCCGCTTCGCCGGCAAGTCCGTCCTGGTCACCGGTGGCGGCAGCGGCATCGGCCGAGCCGTGGCCCTCGCCTTCGCCCGGGAGGGCGCCCGGGTCGCTGTCGCCGGTCGTACCGCCGGCGCCCTGGCCGAGACCGTCGCACTGATCGAGCGGGAGGGCGGGACGGCCGTCGCCCTGGTCGGCTCGGTGTCCGACTCCGCGGACGCGGCCCGCCTGGTCCGGGAGACCGTGGAACACCTGGGAGCCCTGGACGTCGCCGTCAACAACGCCGGCGTGCTCGGCGGCATAGCCCCGATCGCCGACGTGGCGGAGGAGGAGTGGCGGCGCGTCATCGACATCAACCTCAACGGCACCTGGTACGCGATGAAGCACCAGATCGCCCACCAGCGTGCCAATGGCGGCGGAGCGATCGTCAACATCGCCTCGAACCTCGGCACCCACATGCGACTGGAGAACCTCGGCGCCTACGCCGTCTCCAAGGCGGCCGTGGCCACCCTGACCCGGAGCGCCGCCCGCGACCACATCGCCGACGGCGTACGGATCAACATGGTCAGCCCGGGCCCGGTCGACACCACCATGTCCTCCCGTCCCGGCGAGAACGCCTCCGACAAGGCGGACCGGATGAAGGGCGACGTCCCGGTCGGCCGGGCCGGTGCCGTGGAGGAGGTCGCGGCCGCCGTCCTGCACCTCGCCTCCGCGGAGTCGGCGTTCACCGTCGGCGCCGACCTCGTCCTCGACGGCGGCATCACCGCCTGA
- the map gene encoding type I methionyl aminopeptidase, with translation MVEFKSEAALAAMRESGRVVATALAEVERAAGVGVSLRELDEVAREVLRKAGATSPFLGYRPAFAPVPFPAVICASVNDAVVHGIPTGYRLRDGDLVSIDCGALLDGWAGDAAVSFTVGPPRPEDQRLIDTARRALAAGIAAAVVGNRTGDIAHAIGTVARTAGYGLLDGYGGHGIGRRMHEDPHLPNEGRPGRGFPLKPGLVLAVEPMLIAGGTDTHTTDPDGWTLRTTDGTRAAHVEHTVAITETGPRILTLP, from the coding sequence ATGGTGGAGTTCAAGTCGGAGGCGGCGCTGGCCGCGATGCGCGAGTCGGGGCGGGTGGTCGCCACCGCCCTGGCCGAGGTCGAGCGGGCCGCCGGGGTGGGGGTGAGCCTGCGCGAACTCGACGAGGTGGCCCGGGAGGTCCTGCGGAAGGCGGGGGCCACCTCCCCCTTCCTCGGCTACCGCCCGGCCTTCGCCCCGGTGCCCTTCCCGGCCGTGATCTGCGCCTCCGTCAACGACGCCGTCGTGCACGGCATCCCGACCGGCTACCGGCTGCGCGACGGCGACCTCGTCAGCATCGACTGCGGCGCCCTGCTCGACGGCTGGGCCGGCGACGCCGCCGTCAGCTTCACCGTCGGCCCGCCGCGCCCCGAGGACCAGCGGCTGATCGACACCGCCCGCCGCGCCCTGGCGGCCGGCATCGCCGCCGCCGTCGTCGGCAACCGCACCGGCGACATCGCCCACGCCATCGGCACCGTCGCCCGCACCGCCGGCTACGGCCTCCTCGACGGCTACGGCGGCCACGGCATCGGCCGCCGCATGCACGAGGACCCCCACCTCCCCAACGAGGGCCGCCCCGGCCGCGGCTTCCCCCTGAAGCCGGGCCTGGTCCTCGCCGTCGAACCGATGCTCATCGCCGGCGGCACCGACACCCACACCACCGACCCCGACGGCTGGACCCTCCGCACCACCGACGGCACCCGCGCCGCCCACGTCGAACACACCGTCGCCATCACCGAAACCGGCCCCCGCATCCTCACCCTCCCCTGA
- a CDS encoding helix-turn-helix transcriptional regulator has protein sequence MVRTPLTPGERERGERFGVLLREARGGRSMVEVAAAAGVSAETLRKIETGRAPTPSFFTVVALAYALGLSLDELATAAALPVEGESEGGYGSETGALSA, from the coding sequence ATGGTGAGGACTCCGCTGACCCCCGGGGAACGCGAGCGCGGCGAGCGCTTCGGTGTGCTGCTGCGCGAGGCGCGCGGCGGACGCAGCATGGTCGAGGTGGCGGCGGCGGCCGGGGTGTCGGCCGAGACGCTGCGCAAGATCGAGACCGGGCGGGCGCCGACCCCGTCGTTCTTCACCGTCGTGGCCCTGGCCTACGCGCTCGGGCTCTCGCTGGACGAGCTGGCCACCGCGGCCGCGCTTCCGGTCGAGGGCGAGAGCGAGGGTGGGTACGGGAGCGAGACCGGGGCGCTGTCGGCCTGA
- a CDS encoding TetR/AcrR family transcriptional regulator yields MARTKEFDPDAALQSALELFWRRGYEATSMAELVEHLGIARASIYATFGSKRELYLRALERYGQQQQPVLLAELSQPGPVLPAVRALVRRFADESAADGGDGPHRGCFVTNTAVELAPHDQGAARRVESNLLHLETVLATALVRARAQGELPEGRDPQALARMLLVLFQGMRVIGKAGEGAARLRDAADQALTLLD; encoded by the coding sequence ATGGCAAGAACCAAGGAATTCGACCCGGACGCGGCGCTCCAGTCGGCTCTCGAGCTGTTCTGGCGGCGTGGTTACGAGGCCACCTCGATGGCCGAACTGGTCGAGCACCTGGGGATCGCCCGGGCCAGCATCTACGCCACCTTCGGCAGCAAGCGCGAGCTCTACCTGAGGGCGCTGGAGCGGTACGGCCAGCAGCAGCAGCCGGTGCTGCTGGCCGAGCTGTCGCAGCCGGGCCCGGTCCTGCCGGCCGTCCGGGCGCTGGTCCGCCGGTTCGCCGACGAGTCCGCCGCCGACGGCGGGGACGGTCCCCATCGGGGCTGTTTCGTCACCAATACGGCGGTCGAACTGGCCCCGCACGACCAGGGCGCCGCCCGCCGGGTGGAGTCCAACCTGCTCCATCTGGAGACGGTGCTCGCCACGGCCCTGGTCCGCGCCCGGGCCCAGGGCGAACTGCCCGAGGGGCGCGACCCGCAGGCGCTGGCCCGGATGCTGCTGGTGCTGTTCCAGGGCATGCGGGTGATCGGCAAGGCCGGCGAGGGCGCGGCCCGGCTGCGCGACGCGGCGGACCAGGCCCTCACCCTGCTCGACTGA
- a CDS encoding pyridoxamine 5'-phosphate oxidase family protein: protein MSFSMTRAACERFLAGVHVGVLSVAGAGPDEAPLAVPIWYSYRPGGLVSVLTGRESAKVRRIRAARRFTLCAQQEDPPCRYVSVSGPVVAIEDGVDPAERAALAHRYLPPATAEAYLVATAGQLTADVTVRMRPERWLSADFASIAEQLRDTRQPAGDRGQPSAG from the coding sequence GTGTCCTTCTCGATGACCCGCGCCGCGTGCGAGCGCTTCCTGGCCGGCGTGCACGTCGGCGTCCTGTCCGTCGCCGGAGCGGGGCCGGACGAGGCCCCGCTCGCGGTGCCGATCTGGTACTCCTACCGGCCCGGTGGCCTGGTCTCCGTGCTGACCGGGCGGGAGTCGGCCAAGGTCCGCCGGATCCGCGCGGCCCGGCGGTTCACCCTGTGCGCGCAGCAGGAGGATCCGCCCTGCAGGTACGTGAGCGTGAGCGGTCCGGTGGTGGCGATCGAGGACGGGGTCGACCCGGCCGAGCGCGCCGCGCTGGCCCACCGCTACCTGCCGCCCGCCACCGCCGAGGCGTACCTGGTGGCCACCGCCGGACAGCTGACGGCGGACGTCACCGTGCGGATGCGGCCGGAACGCTGGCTGAGCGCGGACTTCGCCTCGATCGCCGAACAGCTCCGGGACACCCGGCAGCCGGCCGGGGACCGGGGTCAGCCCTCGGCCGGCTGA
- a CDS encoding succinate dehydrogenase cytochrome b subunit yields MTTASRTARHPSTLATLWRSTVGKKAVMAVSGLAMLLYLVAHMLGNLKVFFGPDDINGYAAWLRTIGQPFLGHEWFLWIARVGLLAAVVLHGVAAFQLSRRDLAARPGKYAHQRRRASYATRTMRWGGVILALFIVWHILDLTTLTVNPAAEHGRPYQNIVASFGNWYSCVIYIVAMLAVGLHVRHGFWSAAQTLGANNARRDRALKLTANGLALLLTAGFLSVPVAVMTGVVK; encoded by the coding sequence ATGACAACCGCGTCCCGGACGGCCCGGCATCCGTCCACCCTGGCGACCCTCTGGCGGTCGACCGTCGGCAAGAAGGCGGTCATGGCCGTCAGCGGACTGGCGATGCTGCTGTACCTGGTCGCGCACATGCTGGGCAACCTCAAGGTCTTCTTCGGCCCGGACGACATCAACGGCTACGCGGCCTGGCTGCGTACGATCGGGCAGCCGTTCCTCGGTCACGAGTGGTTCCTGTGGATCGCCCGGGTGGGCCTGCTGGCCGCCGTCGTGCTGCACGGCGTGGCCGCGTTCCAGCTGAGCCGGCGGGACCTCGCCGCCCGGCCGGGCAAGTACGCCCACCAGCGGCGGCGGGCGAGCTACGCGACCCGGACGATGCGCTGGGGCGGGGTGATCCTGGCGCTGTTCATCGTCTGGCACATCCTCGACCTGACCACGCTCACCGTGAACCCCGCCGCCGAGCACGGCAGGCCGTACCAGAACATCGTGGCCTCCTTCGGCAACTGGTACTCCTGCGTGATCTACATCGTGGCGATGCTCGCCGTCGGCCTGCACGTCCGGCACGGGTTCTGGAGCGCCGCGCAGACCCTCGGCGCCAACAACGCCCGCCGGGACCGGGCGCTGAAGCTGACCGCCAACGGGCTGGCGCTGCTGCTGACCGCCGGCTTCCTGTCCGTCCCCGTCGCCGTGATGACCGGAGTGGTGAAGTGA
- a CDS encoding serine/threonine-protein kinase, translated as MDDRKQQEHRPAGGRTTPTAGTTPEPADERPWELPEYLHERELGAGASGRVVLARHRATGTPVAVKYLHSAAGTATLRAEAEVLAGLDSPHVTRLYEYVEGERGAAIVMELVDGIALRDLLRAEGATTPEAALVVLKGSLLGLAAAHGAGVVHRDYKPANVLVDTAGTSKLVDFGIAVPSGDERDVSGTPAYMPPSSGPAAPPPRRATSTPRPSPSSSA; from the coding sequence ATGGACGACCGGAAGCAGCAGGAGCACAGACCGGCCGGGGGCCGTACGACCCCCACCGCGGGGACCACCCCGGAGCCCGCCGACGAGCGGCCCTGGGAACTCCCCGAATACCTCCACGAGCGCGAGCTCGGCGCCGGCGCGAGCGGCCGGGTGGTGCTCGCCCGGCACCGGGCGACCGGTACGCCGGTGGCGGTCAAGTACCTGCACAGCGCGGCCGGCACCGCCACGCTCCGGGCCGAGGCCGAAGTCCTGGCCGGACTCGACTCCCCGCACGTCACCCGGCTCTACGAGTACGTCGAGGGCGAGCGCGGCGCGGCCATCGTGATGGAGCTGGTGGACGGCATCGCCCTGCGCGATCTGCTCCGCGCGGAGGGCGCCACCACCCCCGAGGCGGCCCTGGTGGTGCTGAAGGGCTCGCTGCTCGGTCTGGCCGCCGCGCACGGCGCCGGGGTGGTGCACCGGGACTACAAGCCCGCCAACGTCCTGGTGGACACCGCCGGGACGTCCAAGCTGGTGGACTTCGGGATCGCGGTGCCGAGCGGGGACGAGCGGGACGTCTCCGGCACCCCCGCCTACATGCCCCCGAGCAGTGGGCCGGCCGCCCCGCCTCCCCGGCGGGCGACGTCTACGCCGCGACCGTCACCTTCTTCGAGTGCCTGA
- a CDS encoding glutathione peroxidase yields MSLYDIPLRTLAGEAASLADYKGKALLIVNVASKCGLTPQYAGLERLQERYAERGFTVLGFPSNQFAGQEPGSADEIQTFCSTTYGVSFPLFEKTDVNGDDRHPLYARLTETADAEGQAGDVSWNFEKFLVSPDGTVVARIRPRTEPESDEVVAAIEAVLPTA; encoded by the coding sequence GTGAGCCTGTACGACATCCCGCTGCGCACGCTGGCCGGCGAGGCCGCCTCGCTGGCCGACTACAAGGGCAAGGCGCTGCTGATCGTCAACGTCGCCTCCAAGTGCGGCCTGACCCCGCAGTACGCGGGCCTGGAGCGGCTCCAGGAGCGCTACGCCGAGCGCGGCTTCACCGTGCTGGGCTTCCCGTCGAACCAGTTCGCCGGGCAGGAGCCGGGCAGCGCCGACGAGATCCAGACCTTCTGCTCGACCACCTACGGCGTGAGCTTCCCGCTGTTCGAGAAGACCGATGTGAACGGCGACGACCGGCACCCGCTGTACGCGCGGCTGACCGAGACCGCCGACGCCGAGGGCCAGGCCGGGGACGTCTCCTGGAACTTCGAGAAGTTCCTGGTGTCGCCGGACGGCACCGTGGTGGCCCGGATCCGCCCGCGCACCGAGCCGGAGTCGGACGAGGTCGTCGCCGCGATCGAGGCCGTGCTGCCGACCGCCTGA
- the gcl gene encoding glyoxylate carboligase yields the protein MPRMTAARAAVEILKLEGVDVAFGVPGAAINPFYAALKASGGIRHTLARHVEGASHMAEGYTRAAAGNIGVCIGTSGPAGTDMITGLYSAIADSIPILCITGQAPVARLHKEDFQAVDIASIAKPVTKAATTVLEAAQVPGVIQQAFHLMRSGRPGPVLVDLPIDVQLTEIDFDPEAYQPLPVYKPTANRIQIEKAIALLQQSERPLIVAGGGVINADAAALLLEFAELTGVPVVPTLMGWGIVPDDHPLNAGMVGLQTSHRYGNENFLASDFVLGIGNRWANRHTGGLDVYTEGRTFVHVDIEPTQIGKIFAPALGIASDAGAALELFVEVARELKAAGTLKDRTEWAASTQERRALLQRRTHFDNVPLKPQRVYEEMNKAFGPETRYVTTIGLSQIAGAQLLHVYKPRHWINCGQAGPLGWTIPAALGVATADPEGQVVALSGDYDFQFMIEELAVGAQHRIPYVHVLVNNSYLGLIRQAQRNFDIDFQVKLEFENINAPELGVYGVDHVRVAEGLGCKAIRVTEPEGLLPAFEEAKKLAAEFRVPVVVEAILERVTNISMGAADIDKVMEWEEVATLPEHAPTAIRPLTA from the coding sequence ATGCCCCGAATGACAGCCGCCCGCGCGGCCGTGGAGATCCTCAAGCTCGAAGGCGTCGATGTCGCCTTCGGCGTGCCGGGCGCGGCCATCAACCCCTTCTACGCCGCCCTCAAGGCCTCCGGCGGCATCCGGCACACGCTGGCCCGCCACGTCGAGGGCGCCTCGCACATGGCCGAGGGCTACACCCGCGCCGCCGCGGGCAACATCGGCGTCTGCATCGGCACCTCGGGGCCGGCCGGCACCGACATGATCACCGGGCTCTACTCAGCCATCGCCGACTCGATCCCGATCCTGTGCATCACCGGCCAGGCCCCGGTCGCCCGCCTCCACAAGGAGGACTTCCAGGCCGTCGACATCGCCTCGATCGCCAAGCCGGTCACCAAGGCCGCCACCACCGTGCTGGAGGCCGCGCAGGTCCCCGGTGTGATCCAGCAGGCGTTCCACCTGATGCGCTCGGGCCGCCCCGGCCCGGTCCTCGTCGACCTGCCGATCGACGTCCAGCTCACCGAGATCGACTTCGACCCGGAGGCCTACCAGCCGCTGCCGGTCTACAAGCCCACCGCCAACCGGATCCAGATCGAGAAGGCGATCGCGCTGCTCCAGCAGTCCGAGCGGCCGCTGATCGTGGCCGGCGGCGGCGTGATCAACGCCGACGCCGCCGCACTGCTGCTGGAGTTCGCCGAACTGACCGGCGTCCCGGTGGTGCCGACGCTGATGGGCTGGGGCATCGTCCCGGACGACCACCCGCTGAATGCCGGCATGGTCGGCCTGCAGACCTCGCACCGGTACGGCAACGAGAACTTCCTCGCCTCCGACTTCGTGCTCGGCATCGGCAACCGCTGGGCCAACCGCCACACCGGCGGCCTGGACGTCTACACCGAGGGCCGCACCTTCGTGCACGTCGACATCGAGCCCACCCAGATCGGCAAGATCTTCGCCCCCGCGCTCGGCATCGCCTCCGACGCCGGCGCCGCGCTGGAGCTCTTCGTCGAGGTCGCCCGGGAGCTGAAGGCCGCCGGCACCCTCAAGGACCGCACCGAGTGGGCCGCGTCCACCCAGGAGCGCCGGGCCCTGCTCCAGCGCCGCACCCACTTCGACAACGTGCCGCTCAAGCCGCAGCGCGTCTACGAGGAGATGAACAAGGCCTTCGGCCCGGAGACCCGCTACGTCACCACCATCGGCCTCTCCCAGATCGCCGGCGCGCAGCTGCTGCACGTCTACAAGCCCCGGCACTGGATCAACTGCGGCCAGGCCGGGCCGCTCGGCTGGACCATCCCGGCCGCGCTCGGTGTCGCGACGGCCGACCCCGAGGGCCAGGTCGTGGCGCTCTCCGGCGACTACGACTTCCAGTTCATGATCGAGGAGCTGGCGGTCGGGGCGCAGCACCGGATCCCGTACGTCCACGTGCTGGTCAACAACTCCTACCTGGGCCTGATCCGGCAGGCGCAGCGCAACTTCGACATCGACTTCCAGGTCAAGCTGGAGTTCGAGAACATCAACGCGCCGGAGCTGGGCGTCTACGGCGTCGACCACGTCCGGGTCGCCGAGGGCCTGGGCTGCAAGGCGATCCGGGTCACCGAGCCGGAGGGGCTGCTGCCGGCCTTCGAGGAGGCCAAGAAGCTGGCCGCCGAGTTCCGGGTGCCGGTCGTGGTCGAGGCGATCCTGGAGCGGGTCACCAACATCTCGATGGGCGCGGCCGACATCGACAAGGTGATGGAGTGGGAGGAGGTCGCCACCCTCCCGGAGCACGCGCCGACGGCGATCCGCCCGCTGACGGCCTGA
- a CDS encoding MTH1187 family thiamine-binding protein codes for MIAAFSVTPLGVGEDVGEAVAAAVRVVRASGLPNRTDAMFTSVEGEWDEVMPVIREAIEAVKAYSNRVSTVIKIDDRAGVTDGLTSKVATVERHLAEG; via the coding sequence GTGATCGCTGCCTTTTCGGTCACCCCGCTGGGGGTCGGCGAGGACGTGGGGGAGGCGGTTGCCGCCGCCGTCCGGGTGGTCCGCGCGAGCGGGCTGCCGAACCGTACGGACGCGATGTTCACCAGCGTCGAGGGGGAGTGGGACGAGGTGATGCCGGTGATCCGGGAGGCGATCGAGGCGGTGAAGGCCTACAGCAACCGGGTCAGCACCGTCATCAAGATCGACGACCGCGCCGGGGTGACCGACGGACTGACCAGCAAGGTCGCCACCGTGGAGCGCCACCTCGCCGAGGGCTGA